The Medicago truncatula cultivar Jemalong A17 chromosome 4, MtrunA17r5.0-ANR, whole genome shotgun sequence genome includes a region encoding these proteins:
- the LOC11437569 gene encoding AUGMIN subunit 8, translating to MDVCESEQALRKHRTRETPRRPLVPAEKNNAIPTRRSGTREVSSRYKSPTPAAASGPQRCPSPSGTHRCPSPSGPRRCPSPSSFTRTTAASKLLPKRALSAERKRPTTPTSPPSPSTPAQDDVHLSRRAASSRMQESLWPSTMRSLSVSFQSDTISIPVSKKERPVTSASDRTLRPTSNVAHKQVETPNTRKPTPERRRSPLKGKNASDQSENSKPVDGLQSRLIDQHRWPSRIGGKVSSNSLNRSVDHSDKITRTLNSSVPGSGVSSLRRFSLPGDASRPLQKTSTDVARLLSLVENGRIGSEVKAFDDSFQVLRPHKSVLATTSGKTGLAFAGVRSQSLATPGSRPASPSRTTMLSSSSSRGVSPSRSRPATPPGGVSPSRIRATNSSNQSNNSISVLSFIADFKKGKKGAAYVEDAHQLRLMYNRYLQWRFANARAEDAFYVKNAIVEKTLYNVWSTTLSMWESITRKRIYLQQLQLELKLNSILNDQMAYLDDWAALESNHVDALSGAVEDLEANTLRLPLTGGAKADIEPLKVAICSAVDVMQAMGSAIRPLFSRVEGMNNLISEVAIVSAQEKAMLDECEALLAFSTSMQVEEYSLRTHLMQFKQALEVKR from the exons ATGGATGTATGTGAATCAGAGCAAGCATTACGGAAACATAGAACTAGGGAGACCCCGAGACGCCCTCTGGTCCCGGCTGAAAAGAATAATGCAATCCCCACCCGGCGCTCTGGAACTAGGGAAGTTAGTTCAAGGTATAAGTCACCTACTCCGGCAGCGGCTTCTGGTCCTCAACGATGCCCGTCTCCATCTGGTACTCATCGTTGCCCGTCTCCATCTGGTCCTCGTCGATGCCCATCTCCAAGCAGCTTTACAAGAACAACTGCAGCGTCCAAATTGTTACCCAAGAGAGCTCTATCAGCTGAGAGGAAGCGGCCTACAACCCCTACTTCCCCACCAAGTCCTTCTACACCAGCTCAGGATGATGTGCATTTATCCAGAAGGGCAGCCAGTAGCCGTATGCAAGAGAGTCTATGGCCTTCCACAATGCGAAGTTTGAGTGTTTCTTTTCAGTCAGATACCATTTCGATACCTGTGAGCAAGAAAGAGAGGCCTGTTACTAGTGCTTCTGATCGCACTCTACGGCCAACTTCAAATGTGGCACATAAGCAGGTTGAAACACCAAATACACGAAAGCCTACGCCAGAGAGAAGGAGGAGTCCTCTTAAAGGGAAGAATGCCTCTGATCAGTCTGAGAACTCGAAACCAGTTGATGGTTTGCAATCTCGATTGATAGATCAGCACCGGTGGCCAAGTAGAATAGGTGGGAAGGTATCTTCTAATTCCTTAAATAGAAGTGTTGATCATTCAGATAAGATAACCAGAACGTTGAACAGTTCTGTTCCAGGAAGTGGTGTATCTTCACTTAGAAGATTTTCGTTACCAGGTGATGCAAGCAGGCCCTTGCAAAAAACATCTACTGATGTTGCAAGGCTATTGTCGCTTGTTGAAAATGGTAGAATAGGAAGCGAGGTGAAAGCATTTGATGACAGCTTCCAGGTATTAAGACCTCACAAATCTGTTCTTGCCACTACATCAGGTAAAACAGGATTAGCATTTGCTGGAGTCAGATCTCAGTCCTTGGCAACTCCAGGGTCACGTCCTGCCTCACCTAGTAGGACCACAATGCTATCCTCTTCTAGTTCAAGAGGTGTCAGTCCATCTCGGTCAAGGCCAGCAACTCCTCCCGGAGGGGTTAGTCCAAGTCGAATAAGGGCAACCAATTCATCCAACCAATCCAATAATTCAATATCTGTGCTTAGCTTTATTGCCGAttttaaaaaagggaaaaaaggtGCAGCGTATGTTGAAGATGCTCACCAATTAAGGCTCATGTATAACAGATACTTGCAATGGAGATTTGCCAATGCGAGAGCAGAGGACGCGTTTTATGTTAAAAATGCAATTGTGGAG AAAACTTTGTATAATGTATGGAGCACTACTTTGTCTATGTGGGAGTCGATAACTAGAAAGAGAATCTATCTCCAACAGCTGCAGCTTGAGCTAAAGCTAAACTCTATTTTGAATGATCAA ATGGCCTACCTTGATGACTGGGCTGCTCTTGAAAGCAATCATGTTGATGCTCTATCTGGGGCTGTAGAAGATTTAGAGGCAAACACGCTTCGTCTTCCACTCACTGGAGGGGCAAAG GCAGATATTGAGCCCTTGAAGGTTGCTATCTGTTCAGCTGTTGATGTCATGCAAGCTATGGGATCTGCAATCCGCCCTTTGTTCTCACGG GTTGAGGGCATGAATAACTTAATTTCTGAAGTTGCTATTGTATCAGCACAGGAGAAAGCCATGCTTGATGAATGTGAAGCGCTACTGGCTTTTTCAACGTCTATGCAG GTTGAGGAATATAGCCTTCGGACACATCTGATGCAATTCAAGCAAGCTTTGGAGGTAAAAAGGTAA
- the LOC11437873 gene encoding pentatricopeptide repeat-containing protein At4g30700: MILGNSSGKLSRNTLFSLINKASTFPHLAQTHAQFILNGYRFDLATLTKLTQKLFDFSATRHARALFFSVPKPDIFLFNVLVRGFSLNDSPSSSISLYTHLRRNTNLSPDNFTYAFAVAACSNDKHLMLLHAHSIIDGYGSNVFVGSALVDLYCKFSRVVYARKVFDGMPERDTVLWNTMINGLVKNCCFDDSIQLFREMVADGVRVDSSTVTAVLPAAAELQELKVGMGIQCLALKIGFGFCDYVLTGLISLYSKCGDVNTARLLFRRINRPDLIAYNAMISGFTANGGTECSVKLFRELLFSGERVSSSTIVGLIPLHSPFGHLHLACSIHGFCVKSGIILNPTVSTAFTAIYNKLNEIDLARHLFDESPEKTVVAWNAMISGYTQNGSTETAISLFKEMMKTEFTPNAVTITTILSACAQLGSLSFGKWVHHLIKSENLEPNIYVSTALVDMYAKCGNISEAWQLFDSMSEKNTVTWNTMIFGYGLHGYGHEALKLYNEMLHLGYNPSAVTFLSVLYACSHAGLVGEGEEIFHNMVNKYRIEPLIEHYACMVDILGRSGQLEKALEFIKKMPVEPGPAVWGTLLGACMIHKDTDIARLASERLFELDPGSVGYYVLLSNIYSVERNFPKAASIRQVVKKRKLAKSPGCTLIEVNGTPHVFVSGDRSHSHATDIYAKLEKLTGKMREMGYQAETVPALHDVEEEEKELAVNVHSEKLAIAFGLITTEPGNEIRIIKNLRVCLDCHTATKFISKITERVIVVRDANRFHHFKDGICSCGDYW, translated from the coding sequence ATGATTCTCGGCAATAGCAGTGGCAAACTCAGCCGCAACACACTATTTTCCCTAATCAACAAAGCTTCAACATTTCCTCATCTTGCTCAAACCCACGCTCAATTCATTCTCAATGGTTACCGTTTCGACCTCGCCACCCTCACCAAACTCACTCAAAAACTCTTCGACTTCTCCGCCACGCGCCACGCACGCGCCCTCTTCTTCTCTGTTCCCAAACCAGACATCTTCCTCTTCAATGTCCTCGTTCGTGGCTTCTCCCTCAACGATTCaccttcttcttccatttctcTGTACACCCATTTACGTCGAAATACCAATCTTTCCCCTGATAACTTCACCTACGCTTTCGCCGTTGCCGCTTGTTCTAATGATAAGCATTTGATGCTTCTGCATGCTCATTCTATTATTGATGGGTATGGTTCTAATGTGTTTGTTGGTTCTGCTCTTGTTGACTTGTACTGCAAGTTTTCGAGAGTTGTGTATGCAAGGAAAGTGTTTGATGGAATGCCTGAGAGAGATACTGTTTTGTGGAACACTATGATTAATGGGTTGGTTAAgaattgttgttttgatgattcTATTCAGCTCTTTAGGGAAATGGTTGCAGATGGGGTGAGGGTGGATTCGTCGACTGTTACTGCTGTGCTTCCTGCTGCTGCTGAGTTGCAAGAGTTGAAAGTTGGGATGGGGATTCAGTGTTTGGCTTTGAAAATTGGGTTTGGTTTTTGTGATTATGTGTTGACCGGTTTGATTTCCTTGTATTCTAAATGTGGGGATGTAAACACGGCGAGGTTGTTGTTTAGGAGGATTAATAGGCCGGACTTGATAGCGTACAATGCGATGATTTCTGGGTTTACTGCCAATGGTGGGACTGAATGTTCTGTGAAGCTTTTCAGAGAGCTGCTTTTTTCTGGTGAGAGAGTCAGTTCAAGTACAATTGTTGGTTTGATTCCACTGCATTCTCCATTTGGTCATCTGCATTTGGCTTGCTCTATTCATGGGTTTTGTGTGAAATCCGGTATTATTTTGAATCCGACCGTCTCAACTGCATTCACTGCTATATACAACAAACTTAATGAAATAGATTTGGCTCGCCATCTGTTTGATGAATCGCCAGAGAAAACCGTGGTGGCTTGGAATGCTATGATTTCGGGTTACACGCAAAATGGTTCGACAGAGACGGCTATCTCTCTTTTTAAGGAAATGATGAAGACTGAATTCACTCCAAATGCAGTTACCATCACGACCATCCTTTCAGCTTGTGCTCAACTAGGATCTTTAAGTTTTGGAAAATGGGTCCATCATTTGATTAAAAGCGAAAATCTTGAGCCAAACATTTATGTCTCGACAGCTCTAGTTGACATGTACGCCAAGTGTGGGAACATTTCGGAGGCTTGGCAATTATTTGATTCGATGAGTGAAAAGAATACTGTAACTTGGAATACTATGATTTTTGGTTATGGGCTCCATGGATATGGGCATGAAGCACTTAAGCTTTATAATGAGATGTTACATTTAGGGTATAATCCATCTGCAGTCACTTTTCTTTCAGTCTTGTATGCTTGCAGCCATGCTGGCTTAGTAGGAGAAGGAGAGGAAATTTTTCATAATATGGTCAATAAATACAGGATTGAGCCCTTAATCGAGCACTATGCATGCATGGTGGACATTCTGGGACGATCTGGACAGTTAGAAAAAGCCTtagaatttataaagaaaatgccTGTTGAGCCGGGTCCTGCTGTCTGGGGTACATTGCTTGGTGCCTGCATGATTCACAAAGACACGGACATAGCCCGCTTGGCTTCAGAAAGGCTATTTGAACTCGATCCAGGTAGCGTAGGATACTATGTCTTACTTTCTAATATATACTCTGTGGAAAGAAACTTCCCAAAGGCTGCTTCAATACGACAAGTtgttaagaaaagaaaactgGCAAAGAGTCCAGGGTGCACTCTAATTGAGGTTAATGGGACCCCCCATGTCTTTGTATCTGGTGATCGTTCTCATTCTCATGCAACCGATATTTATGCAAAGCTGGAGAAGTTAACGGGCAAGATGAGGGAGATGGGGTATCAGGCAGAAACAGTCCCTGCTTTACATGACGtggaagaagaggaaaaagaaCTCGCGGTGAATGTTCATAGTGAGAAGTTAGCCATAGCTTTTGGCCTTATCACCACTGAACCTGGTAATGAGATCAGGATCATCAAGAATCTTCGGGTTTGTTTGGATTGCCACACTGCAACTAAGTTTATATCGAAGATCACTGAAAGAGTGATAGTGGTTAGGGATGCTAACAGATTCCACCATTTCAAAGATGGGATCTGTTCTTGTGGCGATTATTGGTGA